The sequence CCCGGCACGATTCACAAGGGGCGGCAAGGCTGGAACAATGCCGCCTCCCCACTTCCAGCAGGAACACGCCAGTGCAGACCCAGGGCTACTTCGACTTGCGCTTCGAGGCGGCGAGAGACGCCTTCGCCGAACTCTTCGCCGATCCCCAGGAGCGCGGCGCCGCGCTGTGCGTCCAGGTGGGCGGGGAAACCGTGCTCGATCTCTGGGCCGGCGTGGCCGACAAGGATGGCCAGGAAGCCTGGCACAGCGACACCATCCTCAACCTGTTCTCCTGCACCAAGACCTTTGCCGCCGTGACCCTGTTGCAGCTGGTGGGTGAGGGCAAGCTGGAGCTGGATGCGCCCGTGGCGCGCTATTGGCCCGAGTTCGCCGCCGCCGGCAAGGAACGCATCAGTGTCCGCCAACTGCTGTGCCACCGCGCCGGCCTGCCGGCGATCCGCGCCGCGTTGCCGGCCGAAGCTCTCTATGACTGGCAGGCCATGACCACCGCCCTGGCCGCCGAACAGCCCTGGTGGACGCCGGGGGAGGCCCATGGCTATGCGCCCATCACCTTCGGTTGGCTGGTGGGCGAGCTGATCCGCCGCGCCGATGGTCGTGGCCCGGGCGAGTCCATCGGCGCGCGCGTCGCCAGGCCGCTGGGGCTGGATTTCCACGTCGGCCTGGATGACGCCGAGTTCCATCGTGTCGCCCACATCGCCCGCGCCAAGGGCAACCTGGGCGACGCCGCGGCGCAGCGCCTGCTCAAGAGCATGATGACCGAGCCGAACTCCCTGAGTACCCGCTCCTTCACCAATCCGCCGTCCATCATGACCAGCACCAACAAGCCGGAATGGCGGCGCATGCAGCAGCCGGCGGCCAATGGCCATGGCAACGCGCGCAGCCTGGCCGGCTTCTACGCCGGGTTGCTGGAGGGCCAGTTGCTGGACGCCGAACTGCTCGCCGAACTGACCCGTGAGCACAGCCAGGGCGAGGACCTCACCCTGCAGACCGCCACCCGCTTTGGCCTGGGATGCATGCTCGACCAGCCGGACGTGGCCAACGCCACCTACGGCCTCGGTCGTTACGCCTTCGGCCATCCGGGCGCCGGCGGGTCCACCGGCTTCGCCGATCCCGAGCGCGAACTGGCCTTCGGCTTCGTCACCAACACACTCGGCCCCTACGTGCTGATGGACCCCCGTGCGCAGCGCCTGGCACGTGTGGTCAAGGAATGCCTGGGCTGAGCCACTCGTCAGATACACATATTTTTTCTTTGCTGATTAAAGACTTGCCGCCAGAATTTAAGCCAGATTGTGAAATTAATTCGCCATCATCGCAGTGCTGGCGAGCGGCCCTCAGCAACTACGGAGCCCTGCCCATGAAGCTGTTCAAGATATCCACCTTGATCCTCTGCATGACTGCGTCTGGCTGCAGCATGCTCGGCCAGCAAAAGGCCGAAGCCCCCGCCAAACCCGAGAAGGCCGCCGCGGCCAGCTCCTGGTGGTGGCCCTTCGGCGGCGAGCAGAAGTCCGGCTCGCCGAAGGTAGCCAAGGTGGACGTCAAGGCCACCCAGGCCTGGCTCGACCAGTACGAGCCGCGCCTGCGCGAAGCCGTGAAGGACAGCAAGCTGGAGGTCGAGCGCCGGGAGAACGTCCTGGTGGTCACCCTGCCGGTGGATGTCTCGTTCAACCCGGACCGCCCGAGCATGCTCCTGGCGATGTCCCTGGGCCCCATCACCAAGGTGGCCAAGCTGGTGGAAGGCGACACCAAGACCGCCGTACTGGTCCTGGGTCACGCCGACACCTCCGGCAAGGACGAAACCAACCGCAAGATCAGCCAGGAACGCGCCCAGTCCGTGGCGGCGATCTTCCGCCTGAGCGGCTTGCAGCGTGATCGCCTGTCGCTCAAGGGTGTGGGTTCGGACATGCCGCGCGCCGCCAACGACAGCCAGCAGGGCCGCTCCCTCAACCGCCGCGTGGAAATGGTGCTGACACCCCAGGAGACCCTGGTGGCGCTGATCGCCCAGTACAACAAGCCGGCCAAGCCGGAGCAGTCGGGCAAGGCCGAGCAGGTGGTTGCGGCAGATCAAACCAAGTAGGCCAGGCTTGGGTAAGCTATTGGCTTTGCTCACACAGGATCGCCAATCATGACCCAGACCCTGGCCGACATGCGCCGTGACTACACCCGTGACGGGCTCAGCGAGGAGCAGGCTCCCGCCGAGCCCTTCGGCCTGTTCCAGCACTGGTTCGGCGACGCGGTGAAGACCGAGCAACTGCCGGTCGAACCCAACGCCATGACCCTCGCCACGGTCGACGCCCAGGGCCGCCCCCATTGCCGGGTGCTGCTGCTCAAGGGCCTGGACGAGCGTGGCTTCACCTTCTTCAGCAATTACGACAGCGCCAAGGGCGAACAGCTCGCGGCCAGTCCCTTTGCCGCCATGACCTTCTTCTGGCCGGCCCTGGAGCGCCAGGTGCGCATCGAGGGGCGGGTGGAGCGGGTGACCCCGGCCGAATCCGATGCCTACTTCCAGGTCCGACCGCTGGGCAGCCGTCTCGGCGCCTGGGCCTCGCCCCAGAGCCGGGTGATCGCCGATCGCAGCGAGCTCGAATCCCTGCTGGCGCAGACCGAGCAGCGTTTCCTCGACCAGGCACCCACCTGCCCGCCGCACTGGGGCGGCTATCGCCTCTTGCCCGAGCGCATCGAGTTCTGGCAGGGGCGGGCCAGTCGCCTGCATGACCGCCTCAACTACCGTCTGGTGAATGACGCCTGGGTTCGCGAGCGTCTGGCGCCCTGAGGTTTCCCGAGGGGAGGGGCGGGGCGGTAGACTGCCCGCTTCCCAGGAGACCCTCCCCATGCTCGCACTCGATTCGGCACTGGCGCAGCTCATCGTCGACCGCGCCATGGCCATCCTTCCATACAACATCAACGTGATGGATGACCAGGGCATGATCATCGGCACGGGAGATCCCCAGCGCCTGCATACCCGCCATGAAGGGGCGCAATTGGTGCTCGCCAACCGCCGGGTGGTGGAGATCGACAGCCAGGCCGCCAGCTGCCTGCGTGGCGTCCGTCCCGGGGTGAACCTCCCGCTGCTGCATGCCGAGCGGCTGATCGGTGTGCTCGGCATTACCGGCGAACCCGAGACCGTGCGTCCCTATGCCGAGCTGGTGCGCATGGCCGCCGAAGTGCTGGTGGAGCAGCGCCAGTTGCAGGTGGAGCGGCATTGGCAGCGTCACCAGTTGGAGTCCTGGCTGTGCCAGCTCGCCGATCCAACCACGGAGCTGGTGCAATTGGCCGCCGAAGGCGAGCGCATCGGCCTGTTGCTGGCCTGGCGTCAGCAGGTTTGTGTCCTGGAGATGACGGAGGCGGGCGACACCCTGCAGCGCAGGGCCCGACTGATCGACGCGCTGTCCCGCCAGGGCCAACTGTGTGCGCCGCTGTCGGCGCGCGAACTGATCTGCTGCCGCCCGTTCAGCGCCGAACGAGACGATCACGCCTGGCTCGCCCAGGCCGATGAGCGCGGCTGGGGCGTCGCCCGGCTGTGTGTCAGCGATCCGCAGGCGTGCATTGGCGATCTGCGCGAAGCGGCCCTGGCCACCCGATCCCTGCTGGCCTTCGCCCAGGCATGCCGGCCGGCGCAGCGCCTGCTGCGCCTGGAGGAGCATCGCTTGTCGACCCTGCTGTTCAGCCAGCGCGACAGCTGGCTCCTGCGCCGTTGGCTGAGGCCGCTGGAGCGCCTGATCGCGGCGGATCAGGATGCTGTCCTGCGCGAGACCCTGCGCTGCTGGCGCGAGCACGATGGCCATGCCCAGGAGTGCGCCCAGGCCCTCGGCATCCACCGCAATACCCTGCGTTACCGGCTGGAGCGCATCGCCGAACTGGTCGGTCTGGAACAGGCCCGCCAGGACCAGCTGATGTTTCTCTCCCTGGGGTTGGAGCTGTTCCAGGAACGGACCCGGACTTGTGCCGATGCACTTGCCGGGCCGCGAAATGAGTTGTTGCGTTAGGGCGTCCGCACAGGGATCGACTGGGGCCGTTGCGGCACAATCCCAGGGCTGCATACGGCACCCATAACAACAACCAAGGAGTCCGCACATGGTCCTGGTACTGATTCTGGCGGCGTTGATCGCCTTCATCGTACTCTCCACCACGCGCTTGAAACTGCACCCTTTCCTCGCCCTGCTGGCGGCCGCCTTCATCGCCGGCTTCGCCTACCAGGTCCCCGCCGGTGAAATCGTCAAGACCATTACCGCGGGCTTCGGCAGCATCCTCGGCTACATCGGCATCGTCATCGTCCTCGGCACCATCATTGGTGTGATCCTCGAGCGTAGCGGCGCGGCCATCACCATGGCCGAGACCGTGATCAAGCTGCTGGGCGAGCGCTTCCCCACCCTGACCATGTCGATCATCGGCTACCTGGTGTCCATCCCGGTGTTTTGCGACTCGGGCTACGTGATCCTCAACTCCCTGAAGAACGCCCTGGCCGCGCGCATGCGCGTTTCCACCGTGGCCATGAGCGTGGCGCTCGCCACCGGCCTCTACGCCACCCATACCTTCGTGCCGCCGACACCGGGCCCGATCGCCGCCGCCGGCAACCTCGGGCTGGATGCCAGCCTTGGCCTGGTGATCGCGGTGGGGCTGGTGGTGGCGCTGGTGACCGCCTTCGCCGGCATGTGGTGGGCCAACCGCTTCATCGGCCGTGAAGTGCAGTTGGAGGACGATGGCCTGCCGCACCAGCCGGATCAGGACTTCGCGGCCCTGCGCGCCAGCTACGGCAAGCTGCCCAGCGCCTTCCAGGCCTTCGCGCCGATCTTCGTACCTATCCTGCTGATCTGCCTGGGCTCCATCGCGGCCTTCCCCAGCAAGCCCCTCGGCAGTGGCCTGTTCTTCGCCACCCTGGGCTTCCTCGGTACGCCTGTAGTTGCGCTACTGGTTGGCCTGGCCTTGGCCTGCACGCTGCTGAAAAGCGCGGACAAGCGCAAGGAGTTCCACGACCACGTGGCCGAAGGCATCCTCTCCGCCGCGCCTATCCTGTTGATCACCGGTGCCGGTGGTGCGTTCGGCGCCGTGCTGAAGGTCACCCCCCTGGGCGACTACCTGGGCAGCACCCTGTCGGCGCTCGGCATCGGCCTGTTCATGCCGTTCGTGGTCGCCGCCGCGCTGAAAACCGCCCAGGGTTCAACCACCGTGGCGCTGGTCACCACCTCCGCGCTGGTGGCGCCCCTGCTCGGCCAGCTCGGCCTGGACAGCGAGATGGGCCGGGTGCTGACTGTGATGGCCATCGGTGCCGGCGCCATGACGGTATCCCATGCCAACGACAGCTTCTTCTGGGTCGTGACCCAGTTCAGCCGGATGCCGGTTTCCCTGGCCTACCGCGCCCAGACCCTGGCTACCCTGATACAGGGTATCGCCGGCATGCTCGCCACCTGGCTGCTCAGCCTGGTCCTGCTCTGACCGCAACGCCGCCCGGGGCCTGCGTGGTCCCGGGCCCTTCCTGAGGTATCCCGATGAAAGTCGTCATTGCTCCCGATTCCTTCAAGGAAAGCCTGAGCGCACCTGAGGTGGCCGCTGCCATCGCCCGTGGCTGGGCCTCGGTGTTTCCCGATGCCGAGCTGGTGCAAAAGCCCATGGCCGACGGTGGCGAAGGCACGGTGGACGCGGTGCTCGCGGCCACCGGCGGCGAACGCCGGGAGGCGCGGGTTCTGGGGCCGCTCGGGGAAAGCGTCCAGGCCCATTGGGGCTGGCTGGGTGAAGGCCGCGCGATTATCGAGATGGCCGCCGCCAGCGGACTGCACCTGGTCACGCCGAGCGCCCGCGACGCCACCCGCACCAGCAGTTTCGGCACCG is a genomic window of Pseudomonas resinovorans NBRC 106553 containing:
- a CDS encoding serine hydrolase domain-containing protein, encoding MQTQGYFDLRFEAARDAFAELFADPQERGAALCVQVGGETVLDLWAGVADKDGQEAWHSDTILNLFSCTKTFAAVTLLQLVGEGKLELDAPVARYWPEFAAAGKERISVRQLLCHRAGLPAIRAALPAEALYDWQAMTTALAAEQPWWTPGEAHGYAPITFGWLVGELIRRADGRGPGESIGARVARPLGLDFHVGLDDAEFHRVAHIARAKGNLGDAAAQRLLKSMMTEPNSLSTRSFTNPPSIMTSTNKPEWRRMQQPAANGHGNARSLAGFYAGLLEGQLLDAELLAELTREHSQGEDLTLQTATRFGLGCMLDQPDVANATYGLGRYAFGHPGAGGSTGFADPERELAFGFVTNTLGPYVLMDPRAQRLARVVKECLG
- the pdxH gene encoding pyridoxamine 5'-phosphate oxidase, with the translated sequence MTQTLADMRRDYTRDGLSEEQAPAEPFGLFQHWFGDAVKTEQLPVEPNAMTLATVDAQGRPHCRVLLLKGLDERGFTFFSNYDSAKGEQLAASPFAAMTFFWPALERQVRIEGRVERVTPAESDAYFQVRPLGSRLGAWASPQSRVIADRSELESLLAQTEQRFLDQAPTCPPHWGGYRLLPERIEFWQGRASRLHDRLNYRLVNDAWVRERLAP
- a CDS encoding sugar diacid recognition domain-containing protein; translation: MLALDSALAQLIVDRAMAILPYNINVMDDQGMIIGTGDPQRLHTRHEGAQLVLANRRVVEIDSQAASCLRGVRPGVNLPLLHAERLIGVLGITGEPETVRPYAELVRMAAEVLVEQRQLQVERHWQRHQLESWLCQLADPTTELVQLAAEGERIGLLLAWRQQVCVLEMTEAGDTLQRRARLIDALSRQGQLCAPLSARELICCRPFSAERDDHAWLAQADERGWGVARLCVSDPQACIGDLREAALATRSLLAFAQACRPAQRLLRLEEHRLSTLLFSQRDSWLLRRWLRPLERLIAADQDAVLRETLRCWREHDGHAQECAQALGIHRNTLRYRLERIAELVGLEQARQDQLMFLSLGLELFQERTRTCADALAGPRNELLR
- a CDS encoding GntP family permease, with translation MVLVLILAALIAFIVLSTTRLKLHPFLALLAAAFIAGFAYQVPAGEIVKTITAGFGSILGYIGIVIVLGTIIGVILERSGAAITMAETVIKLLGERFPTLTMSIIGYLVSIPVFCDSGYVILNSLKNALAARMRVSTVAMSVALATGLYATHTFVPPTPGPIAAAGNLGLDASLGLVIAVGLVVALVTAFAGMWWANRFIGREVQLEDDGLPHQPDQDFAALRASYGKLPSAFQAFAPIFVPILLICLGSIAAFPSKPLGSGLFFATLGFLGTPVVALLVGLALACTLLKSADKRKEFHDHVAEGILSAAPILLITGAGGAFGAVLKVTPLGDYLGSTLSALGIGLFMPFVVAAALKTAQGSTTVALVTTSALVAPLLGQLGLDSEMGRVLTVMAIGAGAMTVSHANDSFFWVVTQFSRMPVSLAYRAQTLATLIQGIAGMLATWLLSLVLL